The following is a genomic window from Labrus bergylta chromosome 2, fLabBer1.1, whole genome shotgun sequence.
CTCCCTTGATTTGATAAGAACTGCCTATGTGGtcatatttctgtgtgtttacataagTGACCCTTTCACATTACGCACATCCATTTAACTCCTTAATTGTAGAGAATAAATAGACTAGCGCACCCATAAATTCTCAGGAACTACATGTAATTGTACAAACAAGAATAAACCATCTATGTGTGAAGAGAGATTTAATAATGGCAAACCAACATTTCTATTCAAGAAAAGGTATTTAATGCTCCTGATGGTAACATTGTGAACTGAAGAAAAAGTGAAGGaagttattttatttgactctttaaatattaacatCAAACCTCATGCATAATAAGTTGATTTTTGAGTAGTGGAAGGACATTATGTTCTCTCACCTCAGCAGCAGCCTTCAAGGTTGCACCGGATCTTGTGGTCTGCCACAAGGGCTAGAACCTGACTGATATCACACGTATGACTCATGACTCACCTCCCATTGAGTTTCCTCAAGTGTTGGAGTGAGCTGTGTGCTCTGTGTCTCATAACACCTCAGCCTGAGCTCCATGAGATCCTTCTCTCGGGTTAACTTTGAGACGTCCTCCTGTAGTCGCTCTTTCTCTACCTGtacaagattttatttttcatttgaattattcatGCAAGAGCGTAAGGTTCATTTCTGTGCTCATGATATTCTTCTCAATAACTCCATATATTTATGTAAAGAGAGAAAGGAGTTTTGAGGGGATTATGAACCACCAATGAAATGAGTGGATTGGTTTACCTTGAGCTGATTGACCTGCAGTTGTAGCGTTTGCTGGGTTTTTGCTGCCATTTGGGACACTTGTCGTAGTTTTGTGGAGCATCTCTGCTTCAGCACCTCCATCTCCTCTACACAgtacttttgtttttcctcaaacAGCTGGCAGGTGTCTGCTTCCTTCTCGTCAAAATTCACCTATATAGGGTGAAGGAAGACATGTAGTAACAGTTATACAATGTAATTACTTATTAGAAGTGCTTATCTTAAATTAAGTTCTCATGCTGTACACTCCTAATGTCTGAGCTTTGTacctgaagctgctgcagttcAGTCTCTTGCTCCAGTAGTCTTTGTTCCAAATGTTCAATCAGTGACTCATCTGTAGTAATAGGGGAGCGAATCCCACCTGCAGTTTGAGAGAGAGTTCTCGCCTCATCTGCACAAAGCAGAGCAGCAGAATACCCATTAGCTTTAGATGCTAACCCCCAACTGTTTGAACCAGCCCTGTAGCTACAGTCAAGGTTAGCTCCGTTCCCGTTGACCCATGGAGGGAAATTGGGCTGCACTCCCTTGCTGAGGCTGTTTGAAGGAGCGGAGCTGCTGTCACTTTGACTGACAGGGCCTGTGGAAGCACTTAGGCTGCCGCTGGTGCTGTGAGTTGGCAGGCTAGACATGGAGTTACGTCCAGAGTCTGAGAGAGTCcctgaaaggaaaagaaatgacATCTTTAGTAACTGCTGTTATAATTCTACCTGAAAAATCTCTTTTGAAGTGAACAGTTTATTAATATATCGATATAGATAATGGCCCCGGGAAGATTGTCCTGATTTTGTCATATACCTGGACTCCTGGATTTCTCCTGAGGACAAAGGATGCGGTCCAGGCTGTGTTGGCCTGTCTCTGTGGAGGTTGTACTCCTGGGAATCACAGGCTTGAAGGCAGTGGAACGGACCAATGACTTCTCAGCAGAAGTCTAGAGGAGAGAAttgacacacacagtcagggGTGCTCGTCCCTGTTTTGGTTTCTTATATTCAGCGGCTACTCTTTCCTGACAGGATAGGAAAAAAACACCTCCCCTTTTACTTCTGCGGAGAGCACAAAGAGCCACAGACGGGTCACATTCTGAAACTCGAAAATCATAATGACTGTCTGTCACAGAGATAAATATTGTCACATGCTGAAATGAAAGGGATAGATTTTTTCCCACTCATGTCTTTTCTTATTAGAAATAGAAGCACTGAAGCGTGCAGAATTGCTTCACTACAAGCTGCCAGCATTAACAGCCTCACAGCAGTGCTCGCAAGTAAAATTCACCAGACTGTCATAGGAAAGAAAACTCATTTCCAAGATGAACTTATACTCCGCATGGCCCATCTGTGCTGTCCAAGAACGTCACAAGCAACACCTTACCACCCCTCCTTCCTgtactcctctcctcctctcctcccctccttatcctacctccaccccccccccccccccccccccccccccaccccccccatgTGCTGTCTGAGAGAAGATGAATAGCCCTTCTCTGTGATATTAATAATATGAGCTACTGCTGAAGTCTAAGAGGTAAAGCCTGTGAGCTCAGCATTCCTTCTTACTGACTTCATGACTAGGAAGCCGTTCTTCCACCCCCCCTTTCTATCCCTCAAACTCTCTttggccctctctctctctctctctctctctctctcttccctttcTCATTCTTTGCTCTGTCTCTATTAAAGCTGCTTCCTATTCCTGTCCTTTCTCACCCTCTGGCCCTTGAGGAATAAAGACCTATTGAGGGAGACTCTGTTTGCCTACATATTCCTGGCACAGAAATGACTTCCCTGAGAAGATCAAGGCATTCCTAGGTCATTAATCTGGGAGGGGGTTGATTAATATACCGGGACGGCTCAACACAGGTTAGGGGGAATGGCACCAACCAATTAAACCTACCTGCTGTGCATGTTTTATCCTCAACCTAGCCGAGAGGTTTCAGAGTCAGTAGCTGTCATGCATGATATGGTATGACCCATTGATGGTTGTAAGAACCACAGCAATGGAACCAGTGAagtaataaacacattttatgaggTTTGAAAATGGACTACAATTATAATCTCACTTGATATCTAAATTacctttttttacatttcctaattatctaatcaatcaatcaatttttattgtattacacTCATAACGAATGTTATGTCAAAATTCTACAAAAGAGCTGGTCGAGACAGTAGCctactttttattatttgcaGAGACTCAACACAAATCCACCATGAGTAAGCATTGCGCAACATTTGGCAgaaaaacatcctttaaaaTTGTTCAAACTTCAATTTGaaattttattatttataattatCATTGGCTTAGTACTTTAGTACTGTATGTTCACCACCATTCCCTCAGGCAGTCTCAGGACCATTcgcacacagacatacagactaAAAAACAGCTTCTATGTCAGAGCTGTGGACAAACTCCTCAACCCATAAACACCCCCcaatcagtcactgcaaaataataactgtttatattctttcagtcaccacaactgtctatttatttattattattattatcattcattcactgaacagcaattgctctggccactttttacatatttctctttcatatcaccacaaatatatttttgttgttgttgtttttgtaaatgctgCTGTTTAGGATTGCTGCTAACGAAGCGTCGTTGTGTCCTTGTACACAATGATAAGAAAGATTATATCTTCTATCGATCTACTTCCTTATACTACTGTAAACTAACCATGTGGCtattaacaaagaaaaatgggCATTTCACTCACTCTTTGAGTCCTGTTCCCCGACATGAGCAGCAGTTTTGGTTGCAGTTGACCATCTGATTCTCGCTCTTTATTCTTTTCAACTCCGTTGTCTTCCATTGATCCCCCTTTGTTGTACGCTGACCTCGGTTTATGGCTCACCTTATTTGGAACAGGAAAGCCAGTGTAAAATACTTTGATTTATAGGTCCAGTTCAATACATCTAAAAAGCTATAGTTGGTTTAATCTGATGGCATATGAGCTCaccttaatgtaaaaaaaatcttcacttCGTCCGGAGCGGGAGTAGGTCAGGCCTTTAGAAGGATGATTGGTAGATGAGGAGCCCTGAGTGAAGCCACACCTGAGTAAACTGTCAAGGCTGCAACCTCCACTCTTTCTGTGAGGGTTTACTTCCTTTTTTAACCCGTAGTCAGATGCCTTACAGTGTTTGCTGTTTAGGCTGTTGCCGTTGATGAGGCTGCTGACACTACCCATGGTCCTGCAGGCATAGGTGAGGGGTAGATTGGACTGAACTCCAGGAATTCAAGTTACATTGAGCTGAAGGGCAGACACAACTCATGACCCCAGTAAGGTCAGTGGCTTCATCTGCAACACAAGACACAAATTGTGGACATCagacacagaatatagctgctGATCCCCAAACAGAAGATCCTTTAATGAAAACTAGGTCATGGTTTATTCTGATGTGTATCAGTTTGTAttggtgtttgaatgtattGTTTCCTTTTCAGTCCGACAGGCAGTGTTGAAGCAGGTGTGTTCACGTTTGCAAAATaaacaaagtgtaaaagtaGTCCATCTTGGCTCCCTGCctggctttgtgtgtgtagaTTTATGGCCCGACCGTTGAATTTAACAAATAACCCTTTTGGTGCCCTCCCTCTAAACAAACTGGCTACTTACTGCCCGTTCTACCCGTTCTGCCCGTAGTTGGATTATTCAAATGGTTCTTGAAGGAGTTCCATTATTTTCACGAATAATACAAGAGCATTCATTCACAGAGATACCAGTAATGCTCTCTATTCATTGTCTTCACCTCATTTTACGGACAACTAGACCCCAGATGTTGCTATCCATGATCCCTAACCCACAGGGGAAATGTCCCCTCAGCAGTGACTTAGGAGCAAAATCATCCATACGGACTGATCAGGCCTGTGGCTCCCCTAACCACCTGGTCCTCAGCCTTTAAGCACTTTATAACGGCCACACCAACAAAGCCTTGGACTAATGGGCCATGCTAAGTCACATATTAGTGTACATTGCCTTGAGCTTCAGCCTAATCCATAAATATTGCTAGCTCTGTGTTGTTTGCATGAATAGCAGTGACATTTTCCTGAATAGAAGGCAGGACGGCTGATCAAGACTGTCACTTTTCAtccaaaacaatgaaaacaatgataAGCGGTATGAGATGAGTACCAAATAGATGTTTCATGAT
Proteins encoded in this region:
- the lzts1 gene encoding leucine zipper putative tumor suppressor 1, with the protein product MGSVSSLINGNSLNSKHCKASDYGLKKEVNPHRKSGGCSLDSLLRCGFTQGSSSTNHPSKGLTYSRSGRSEDFFYIKVSHKPRSAYNKGGSMEDNGVEKNKERESDGQLQPKLLLMSGNRTQRTSAEKSLVRSTAFKPVIPRSTTSTETGQHSLDRILCPQEKSRSPGTLSDSGRNSMSSLPTHSTSGSLSASTGPVSQSDSSSAPSNSLSKGVQPNFPPWVNGNGANLDCSYRAGSNSWGLASKANGYSAALLCADEARTLSQTAGGIRSPITTDESLIEHLEQRLLEQETELQQLQVNFDEKEADTCQLFEEKQKYCVEEMEVLKQRCSTKLRQVSQMAAKTQQTLQLQVNQLKVEKERLQEDVSKLTREKDLMELRLRCYETQSTQLTPTLEETQWEVCQKTGEISLLKQQLRDCQTDVSHKLNEIVNLRALLRENAAKMETLEKLSKEHEDKLYSRTIEAEVCQNELQRKKNEADLLREKVGKLETDIEGMKQDLALAKEQRLQHSAQQEACAQTQALERLIQGPDYPTEGQGQENSGQNSTELLQREVERLKQQLSKEKDAQERQANSFEQERLTWNKEKDRVIKYQKQLQINYLQMHKKNRDLERILKELTAELESRAELGMEFNYSSGLQTYDDVIATEI